A region from the Deltaproteobacteria bacterium genome encodes:
- a CDS encoding alpha/beta hydrolase: protein MSNCKENIGSFSGQRGIDIFYRHLPAQTERARLIIAHGLGEHSGRYVNLFERLVPAGFSVWAPDLRGHGRSRGKRGHVDAFDQYVLDLKKLIEAVRSDLPPKRKVFLLGHSMGGLIALNYAQRFYDTIDGVVASSPGLGMNVKVPGAKAFMGKVMSSIWPALSMANGLDAEKISHDPQVVAAYVSDPLVHDRVTARWFTEFLAAMDATNARSAEVRVPVLLQVAGDDHLVNAQTSTTFFEGLAVRDKTIHVYEKLYHEIYNETRAERDVVIDDLMNWLALHIHE, encoded by the coding sequence ATGAGCAATTGCAAAGAGAACATCGGTTCATTCAGTGGACAAAGGGGCATCGACATCTTCTACCGCCACCTCCCGGCGCAAACCGAACGGGCGCGTCTGATCATCGCCCATGGCCTGGGCGAGCATTCCGGCAGATATGTCAATCTTTTCGAACGGCTGGTGCCTGCGGGTTTTTCCGTTTGGGCCCCGGATCTCAGGGGCCACGGCAGAAGCCGGGGAAAAAGGGGGCATGTCGACGCTTTCGATCAATATGTTCTCGACTTGAAAAAACTGATCGAAGCAGTCCGCAGCGACCTGCCCCCTAAGCGCAAGGTTTTCCTGCTGGGGCACAGCATGGGCGGCCTGATCGCCCTCAACTATGCGCAGCGGTTTTACGATACCATCGACGGGGTTGTTGCCTCGTCCCCGGGACTGGGGATGAATGTAAAGGTGCCGGGTGCAAAGGCCTTTATGGGAAAGGTGATGTCGTCCATCTGGCCCGCCCTCTCCATGGCCAACGGCCTGGATGCCGAGAAAATAAGTCACGACCCGCAAGTGGTCGCAGCCTATGTGAGCGACCCACTGGTGCACGACCGCGTAACGGCGCGCTGGTTTACGGAGTTTCTCGCAGCGATGGATGCAACCAACGCCCGGTCCGCGGAGGTCCGGGTGCCGGTGCTGCTGCAGGTGGCTGGAGACGATCACCTGGTGAACGCGCAAACGTCAACGACTTTTTTCGAGGGCCTGGCCGTTCGGGACAAGACGATCCATGTTTACGAAAAACTCTATCACGAAATCTACAACGAAACCCGGGCGGAAAGGGATGTCGTCATCGACGACCTGATGAACTGGCTGGCATTGCATATTCACGAATAG
- a CDS encoding TVP38/TMEM64 family protein — MNLKRFTERRPLLITVAAAACLVLVLLYFREALMQGGGRVWELLADREKTARFVAAFGPGAPVVFMLLQILQVVLAPVPGEATGFIGGYLFGAVGGFIYSSIALTIGSWINYAIGRFFGRRYIRKLIPKEHLARFDRLAGNKGIMLIFILFLFPGFPKDYLCLFLGLTAIPFKVFILMATIGRMPGTFILSLQGAMLFEKNYLVLAAAALVSVTAAYTGYRYRDRLQHWLEKKNKTDGRV, encoded by the coding sequence ATGAACCTGAAACGTTTTACTGAAAGGCGTCCTCTTCTGATAACGGTGGCCGCAGCGGCGTGTCTCGTTCTCGTGCTGCTCTATTTTCGGGAAGCGCTGATGCAGGGGGGCGGGCGTGTGTGGGAACTGCTGGCCGATCGGGAAAAAACGGCCCGGTTTGTGGCAGCCTTCGGGCCGGGGGCGCCGGTTGTTTTCATGCTGCTTCAAATTCTTCAGGTTGTCTTAGCACCGGTCCCCGGGGAAGCTACCGGGTTTATCGGCGGGTATCTTTTCGGCGCCGTCGGCGGGTTCATCTATTCGAGCATTGCCCTGACCATAGGATCCTGGATCAATTATGCCATCGGTCGTTTTTTCGGCAGACGGTATATTCGCAAGTTGATTCCAAAAGAGCACCTGGCGCGTTTCGACCGTCTTGCCGGCAACAAGGGGATCATGCTGATTTTTATCCTGTTCCTGTTTCCGGGATTTCCAAAGGACTATCTCTGTTTGTTTCTGGGGCTCACCGCCATTCCCTTCAAGGTGTTCATCCTGATGGCGACCATCGGCCGGATGCCGGGCACCTTCATCCTGAGTCTTCAGGGGGCCATGCTTTTCGAAAAAAATTACCTCGTGCTGGCGGCGGCTGCCCTTGTCAGCGTGACGGCCGCCTACACGGGATATCGCTACCGCGACAGGCTGCAGCACTGGCTGGAGAAGAAAAATAAAACGGACGGTCGAGTATAG
- a CDS encoding phosphoglycerate kinase, whose product MKSIKDMDLSGKKVLVRVDFNVPLSPEGAIEDDARIQAALPTLRFAVEKGAKLIVASHLGRPKGAVVPAFSLAPVAVRLEKLLERNVTLAPDCVGPEVETMVERMRPGEVVLLENLRFHKEEQANEDAFAEALANLCDLYVNDAFAVSHRANASVVGITKYAPAKAAGFLLEKELTWFERAMHEPRRPLVAVIGGAKISSKLAALENMLQHVDKIMVGGAMANTFFRYFGYDVGASTFEADQVEVAGDVYRQSIERGIKFYTPVDVVIARRMEATAEHRAVPVQEIAPGWMALDIGPATGLLFEEALVDAGTILWNGPMGVFEMDPFSRGTLSLARAIAASQAMTVVGGGDTGSAVHISGKARRMSYISTGGGAFLALMEGKPLPAVAALEKQAPSPDKP is encoded by the coding sequence ATGAAATCGATCAAAGACATGGATCTGTCCGGTAAAAAAGTACTGGTTAGGGTCGACTTCAATGTACCCTTGAGTCCGGAGGGCGCCATCGAGGACGATGCCAGAATTCAGGCGGCCTTACCCACCCTGCGCTTTGCCGTTGAGAAAGGCGCCAAGTTGATCGTCGCATCCCATCTGGGAAGACCCAAAGGCGCTGTGGTTCCCGCTTTCAGCTTAGCGCCGGTTGCCGTTCGCCTGGAGAAATTGCTGGAAAGAAACGTCACGCTGGCGCCCGATTGTGTCGGCCCCGAAGTGGAAACCATGGTGGAAAGAATGAGACCCGGAGAGGTCGTTCTCCTGGAGAACCTGCGTTTTCACAAAGAGGAGCAGGCCAACGAAGACGCCTTTGCCGAAGCGCTCGCCAACCTGTGCGACCTGTATGTAAACGATGCCTTCGCGGTTTCGCATCGCGCCAACGCATCGGTCGTCGGAATAACGAAATATGCACCGGCAAAGGCCGCAGGTTTCCTGCTGGAAAAGGAGCTGACCTGGTTCGAAAGGGCGATGCACGAACCCAGGCGACCGCTTGTGGCGGTGATCGGCGGGGCCAAAATATCGAGCAAATTGGCGGCGCTCGAGAATATGCTGCAGCACGTCGACAAGATCATGGTCGGCGGCGCCATGGCCAATACTTTTTTCAGGTATTTCGGCTACGATGTCGGCGCATCAACGTTCGAGGCAGACCAGGTCGAGGTCGCCGGCGACGTTTACCGCCAGTCCATCGAGAGGGGCATCAAGTTCTACACGCCCGTGGACGTCGTCATCGCCCGCCGGATGGAGGCGACGGCGGAGCACCGCGCGGTGCCGGTTCAGGAGATCGCGCCGGGATGGATGGCTTTGGACATCGGCCCCGCCACCGGACTACTGTTCGAGGAAGCTTTGGTGGATGCGGGAACCATTCTTTGGAACGGCCCCATGGGCGTTTTTGAAATGGATCCCTTCAGCCGGGGCACCTTGTCGCTGGCCCGGGCAATTGCCGCCTCGCAAGCTATGACCGTTGTCGGCGGCGGTGACACGGGCAGTGCCGTGCACATCAGCGGTAAAGCCCGGCGCATGTCCTATATCTCCACTGGAGGCGGCGCTTTTCTCGCGTTGATGGAAGGCAAGCCATTGCCGGCCGTCGCCGCTCTCGAAAAGCAGGCGCCATCCCCAGACAAGCCCTGA
- the radC gene encoding DNA repair protein RadC, translating to MSDDANLERGKKRSADRKSEHKGAGHRKRLREKFLMSGLDGFHDYEVIELLLTLATPRKDCKTPAKDALKRFKTLQGVFEASSRELCEVDGIGPKNLMGIKLVKAVAERYLNKKLVGQDVVSNSRALFQYLDHHMRDKDRECFEVIYLDAKNKVIGTETLFRGTLTASSVYPREVVRAALDHRAAALIFAHNHPSGEPDPSPEDAALTRQLVFACRTLGITVHEHLIVGNGSYFSFADQGFIAQMNQDYDGRS from the coding sequence TTGAGTGACGACGCCAATCTGGAGCGAGGGAAGAAAAGGTCCGCGGACCGCAAGTCGGAGCACAAGGGCGCGGGCCACAGGAAAAGACTGCGCGAAAAATTTTTAATGTCGGGTCTGGACGGGTTTCACGACTACGAAGTGATCGAGCTCTTGTTGACCCTGGCCACCCCCCGCAAGGATTGCAAAACACCCGCCAAGGACGCCCTGAAACGTTTCAAGACCCTGCAGGGGGTTTTCGAAGCCTCCTCACGTGAATTGTGCGAGGTCGACGGGATCGGTCCGAAAAACCTGATGGGGATCAAGCTTGTCAAGGCAGTTGCCGAGCGGTACCTCAACAAGAAGCTGGTGGGGCAGGATGTCGTCAGCAATTCCCGCGCCCTGTTCCAGTACCTGGACCACCACATGCGGGACAAGGATCGCGAGTGTTTCGAGGTGATATATCTGGATGCGAAAAACAAGGTCATCGGCACCGAAACCCTGTTCAGGGGAACGCTGACGGCCAGTTCGGTATATCCCCGGGAAGTCGTGCGGGCCGCTTTAGACCATCGGGCCGCTGCGTTGATTTTCGCCCACAATCATCCTTCGGGCGAGCCAGACCCTTCACCCGAGGACGCGGCGCTTACCCGGCAGCTGGTTTTTGCCTGCCGAACACTGGGCATTACAGTGCATGAACATCTGATAGTCGGAAACGGCAGCTACTTCAGCTTTGCCGATCAGGGGTTCATAGCCCAAATGAATCAGGATTATGACGGTCGATCGTAG
- a CDS encoding helix-turn-helix domain-containing protein — MSANEFDGIIKRIFEAAGIESQTDLARILKVNRSAVTQARKKGAVPERWLLRLYRAYGINPEWLETGRGHTFVGRQTEEASAFKKIPKVSARLCAGNGSFEVGGDVQNYYAFRRAWLNKRGASDEMVLLDIFGNSMEPEMHDGDTVLIDQSQKNILAGAVFALGIEDTIMVKRVEKHPNKLVLRSDNKDYAPIYLEGDEADQVRILGKVIWVCREIR, encoded by the coding sequence ATGAGCGCAAATGAATTCGACGGTATTATAAAACGGATCTTCGAAGCCGCCGGGATCGAATCCCAGACCGACCTCGCCAGAATTTTGAAGGTCAATCGGTCCGCCGTTACCCAGGCACGGAAAAAAGGCGCCGTTCCCGAACGCTGGCTGCTGCGGTTGTACCGCGCCTACGGCATCAATCCGGAGTGGCTTGAAACCGGCCGGGGGCACACGTTTGTCGGTCGGCAAACGGAAGAGGCGTCGGCCTTTAAAAAAATTCCCAAAGTGTCGGCGCGTCTGTGCGCAGGCAACGGGTCTTTCGAGGTGGGAGGGGACGTTCAAAACTACTACGCGTTCCGCAGGGCATGGCTGAACAAAAGGGGGGCATCCGACGAGATGGTGCTTTTAGATATTTTCGGCAACTCCATGGAACCTGAGATGCACGACGGAGACACGGTCCTGATCGACCAAAGCCAGAAAAATATTCTGGCCGGCGCCGTTTTTGCGCTCGGCATCGAGGATACGATCATGGTCAAAAGGGTGGAGAAACACCCCAACAAACTTGTGCTGCGCAGCGACAACAAGGACTATGCCCCGATCTATCTCGAGGGAGACGAGGCGGACCAGGTCAGGATTCTGGGCAAGGTGATCTGGGTCTGCCGCGAAATTCGCTAA
- the gyrA gene encoding DNA gyrase subunit A has translation MTINEHLPEISIEREMKKSYLDYAMSVIIGRALPDVRDGLKPVHRRILYAMRELKNDYNKPFKKSARIVGDVIGKYHPHGDTAVYDTIVRMAQDFAMRYPLVDGQGNFGSVDGDSAAAMRYTEIRMMRLSHQMLEDLDKETVDFIPNYDESLEEPVVLPTVVPALLANGSSGIAVGMATNIPPHNLSEVIDAIKALIDNPDIGLEELIELIPGPDFPTGGIIHGTKGIRDAYSTGRGIIRIRARATIEKDKRTGSETIVVSEIPYQVNKARLIEKIADLMKSKHLEGIRYVRDESDREGMRIAMGLKKNQVAGVIINKLYKHTQMENTFGIIFLAVVNKQPEVLTLKGLLEHFILHRKEVIIRRTRFELRKAEARAHILEGLKIALDHLDRVVALIRSSKTPAEAKARLMEEFELTDIQAQAILDMRLQRLTGLERDKIVDEYDALLKDIAWYKEVLGSTKLVLGIVKDELTEVQSQFGDLRRTEIIEETHELTIEDMIVEEDMVVTISNSGYIKRNPITLYQSQRRGGKGKTAMGTKEEDFVALLFVASTHHTFLFFTNKGRVYWRKVYEIPQAGRLSRGKAVVNLLNLDADEELATVMAVPSFDPGNFIIMVTRQGLVKKTDIMAYSRPRSGGIIAIDLVDGDELIAARITDGTMNVFLCSVMGKSIRYHESDVRPTGRVARGVRGMRLADGDSIVGMQVLSHGQTLMAATEKGYGKRTSIDEYPIQKRGGKGVITIKTNERNGMVVSILLVEEHDDLMVMTNSGKIIRMPVRGISVISRNTQGVKLIGMDPGERVVGMARLAEK, from the coding sequence ATGACCATTAACGAACATCTGCCCGAAATCAGCATAGAGCGTGAGATGAAAAAATCATACCTCGATTATGCGATGAGCGTCATCATCGGCAGGGCGCTGCCAGACGTCAGAGACGGGCTGAAACCGGTTCACCGCAGGATCCTCTACGCCATGCGGGAACTCAAAAACGATTACAACAAACCCTTCAAGAAATCGGCCAGGATCGTAGGCGACGTCATCGGCAAGTACCATCCCCATGGCGACACGGCCGTCTACGACACGATCGTGCGCATGGCCCAGGATTTTGCCATGCGATATCCGCTGGTTGACGGGCAGGGGAATTTCGGATCCGTGGACGGGGACTCCGCAGCCGCCATGCGTTACACGGAGATACGCATGATGCGTCTCTCGCACCAGATGCTGGAAGACCTGGACAAAGAGACCGTCGACTTCATTCCCAACTACGACGAGTCACTGGAGGAACCTGTGGTGCTGCCTACGGTGGTCCCGGCCCTCCTGGCGAACGGATCGTCGGGAATTGCGGTCGGCATGGCCACCAACATTCCGCCCCACAATCTCAGCGAGGTCATCGATGCCATCAAGGCGCTTATCGACAATCCCGACATCGGCCTGGAAGAACTCATCGAGCTCATACCCGGTCCCGATTTTCCCACCGGCGGTATCATCCACGGCACCAAGGGGATTCGCGACGCCTACAGCACGGGGCGCGGCATCATCCGCATCCGGGCGCGGGCGACCATCGAGAAAGACAAACGCACCGGCAGTGAGACCATCGTGGTCTCGGAAATTCCCTACCAGGTCAACAAGGCGCGGCTGATCGAAAAGATTGCCGACCTGATGAAGAGCAAACACCTAGAGGGCATCCGCTACGTCCGTGATGAATCCGACCGGGAGGGCATGCGCATCGCCATGGGGCTGAAAAAGAACCAGGTGGCCGGTGTGATCATCAACAAGTTGTACAAACACACCCAGATGGAAAACACCTTCGGCATCATTTTCCTGGCCGTGGTGAACAAACAGCCCGAGGTACTGACGCTCAAGGGGTTGCTGGAGCACTTCATTCTGCACCGCAAGGAAGTCATCATTCGGCGGACACGCTTCGAATTACGCAAAGCGGAGGCCCGGGCGCATATACTGGAAGGGCTGAAAATCGCCCTGGATCATTTGGACAGGGTGGTTGCCCTGATACGGTCATCGAAGACGCCTGCCGAGGCCAAGGCTCGCCTGATGGAGGAATTCGAACTCACGGACATTCAGGCCCAGGCAATCCTGGACATGCGTCTGCAGCGTCTCACCGGCCTGGAAAGGGACAAGATCGTCGACGAGTACGACGCTCTGCTCAAAGACATCGCCTGGTACAAGGAGGTGCTGGGAAGCACGAAGCTGGTGCTCGGGATCGTGAAGGACGAGCTGACCGAGGTGCAGTCACAGTTCGGCGACCTGCGGCGCACCGAAATCATCGAGGAAACGCACGAGCTGACCATCGAGGACATGATCGTCGAGGAGGACATGGTCGTCACCATTTCCAACTCGGGTTATATCAAGCGCAATCCGATAACTCTGTACCAGAGTCAGAGGCGCGGCGGCAAAGGAAAAACCGCCATGGGCACCAAAGAGGAAGATTTCGTGGCGCTGCTCTTCGTGGCTTCCACCCACCACACCTTTCTTTTTTTTACCAACAAGGGCAGGGTCTACTGGCGCAAGGTTTACGAGATCCCGCAGGCCGGAAGACTGAGCCGCGGCAAGGCCGTCGTCAACCTTCTCAACCTTGACGCCGATGAAGAGCTGGCCACGGTGATGGCGGTGCCGTCGTTCGACCCGGGTAATTTCATCATCATGGTCACCCGGCAGGGATTGGTGAAAAAAACCGATATCATGGCCTACAGCCGGCCGAGATCGGGCGGTATCATCGCCATCGATCTGGTCGACGGAGACGAGTTGATTGCCGCCAGAATTACCGACGGCACCATGAACGTTTTTCTGTGTTCGGTCATGGGAAAATCGATTCGCTACCACGAGTCGGATGTTCGCCCCACCGGGAGAGTTGCCCGGGGCGTTCGGGGGATGCGCCTCGCCGACGGGGACAGCATTGTGGGGATGCAGGTGCTGAGCCACGGGCAGACACTGATGGCGGCTACCGAAAAGGGGTACGGAAAGCGCACATCCATCGATGAGTATCCGATTCAGAAACGCGGCGGCAAGGGGGTGATCACCATTAAAACCAACGAACGGAACGGCATGGTCGTATCCATCCTGCTGGTGGAGGAGCACGACGATCTCATGGTGATGACGAACAGCGGGAAAATCATTCGCATGCCCGTCCGGGGCATTTCCGTGATCAGCCGCAATACACAGGGTGTCAAGCTGATCGGCATGGATCCGGGCGAGCGTGTTGTCGGCATGGCGCGGTTGGCGGAAAAATAA
- the glpK gene encoding glycerol kinase GlpK, translating to MAEIILSIDQGTTGTTVVLMDRELNVRAQGYREFRQIYPQPGWVEHNPDDIWESVLGAIRAAFSNGTVSPDDIGAIGITNQRETNLFWDAASGRGCHNAIVWQCRRTSDICDELRRKGHETLFQQRTGLLLDPYFSGTKLKWQLDHVPGLREQAEAGKVRAGTIDTYLVWKLTGGRAHVTDATNASRTLLMDLKAVTWDDELCALLDIPQKVLPEIRGNAEVYGRTKGVPGLPDGIPICGMAGDQHAALFGQTCFQTGEAKCTFGTGAFLLMNTGGTPIASENRLLTTVAWRIGGKTTYALEGSAFIAGAAVQWVRDGLKLVESASRIEALAEQVPDTGGVTVVPAFVGLGAPHWRSDARGVITGLTLGTRGAHLARATLEGIALQNVDILKAMTADSGRQLLRLKVDGGASANNLLMQMQADFLGCSIVRPQIVETTALGAALLAGLGAGMWPGLEDIAGVWKEDRTFTPAMSAEERASVLERWRRAVEKA from the coding sequence GTGGCTGAAATCATTCTCTCCATAGACCAGGGCACCACGGGAACGACCGTCGTTCTTATGGACCGGGAGCTCAATGTCCGGGCACAGGGATACCGTGAATTCAGACAGATATATCCGCAGCCGGGTTGGGTCGAACACAATCCAGACGATATTTGGGAATCCGTTCTCGGGGCCATACGGGCGGCATTTTCAAACGGAACGGTTTCACCGGACGACATCGGGGCGATAGGTATCACCAACCAGCGTGAAACCAACCTGTTCTGGGATGCCGCCAGCGGCAGGGGCTGCCACAATGCCATTGTCTGGCAGTGTCGGCGCACCAGCGATATCTGTGACGAGCTGCGGCGCAAAGGACACGAAACGCTTTTTCAGCAACGCACCGGACTGCTGCTGGACCCCTACTTCAGCGGGACCAAATTGAAGTGGCAGCTGGATCACGTACCGGGGTTGCGGGAGCAGGCGGAAGCCGGGAAGGTCAGAGCCGGGACCATCGACACCTATCTGGTTTGGAAATTAACCGGCGGCCGGGCCCATGTCACCGATGCCACCAACGCCTCCCGGACCCTGTTGATGGATCTTAAAGCCGTTACGTGGGACGATGAACTCTGCGCCCTTCTGGATATTCCCCAAAAGGTGCTTCCGGAAATCAGGGGGAACGCCGAGGTCTACGGCCGTACGAAGGGCGTACCCGGTCTGCCCGACGGGATTCCCATCTGCGGCATGGCCGGCGACCAGCACGCGGCGCTTTTTGGTCAGACCTGTTTTCAGACGGGCGAAGCCAAATGCACTTTCGGGACCGGGGCTTTTCTTCTCATGAATACGGGAGGCACACCGATTGCGAGCGAGAATCGACTACTGACAACCGTTGCCTGGCGCATTGGGGGCAAAACCACTTACGCCCTCGAGGGGTCGGCTTTCATAGCCGGGGCCGCCGTCCAGTGGGTGCGGGACGGCTTAAAGCTTGTCGAGAGCGCTTCACGGATAGAAGCGTTGGCGGAGCAGGTGCCGGACACGGGCGGCGTCACCGTCGTGCCCGCCTTTGTAGGCCTCGGCGCGCCGCATTGGCGCAGCGATGCACGCGGCGTGATAACGGGCCTGACCCTGGGAACGCGCGGGGCACATCTCGCCAGGGCCACGCTGGAAGGCATCGCCCTGCAGAATGTCGACATCCTGAAGGCCATGACAGCCGACAGCGGCAGGCAACTGTTGCGGCTGAAGGTTGACGGCGGCGCGAGCGCCAACAACCTGCTCATGCAGATGCAGGCGGATTTTCTGGGATGCAGCATCGTGCGGCCGCAAATTGTGGAAACCACGGCGCTGGGGGCGGCCCTCCTGGCAGGGTTGGGGGCAGGGATGTGGCCCGGTCTGGAGGATATCGCCGGTGTGTGGAAAGAGGACCGGACCTTTACCCCCGCAATGTCCGCAGAGGAACGTGCGTCCGTGCTGGAGAGGTGGCGGCGGGCGGTGGAAAAGGCTTAG
- a CDS encoding NAD(P)-dependent glycerol-3-phosphate dehydrogenase has product MSENNGNLKIGVVGGGSWGTALANLLAQQGWPIDLWVFEEEVKLQIRDNHENKVFLPGIHLSENLRPSNDLGKVVADKDFLLTVVPSHLVREMAGAIATHISPETVVVSASKGIENGTHLTMTGVLREMLPAASADRISVLSGPSFAREVAVNVPTVVTVAATEPEIARRVQHIFATPYFRVYTSDDPMGVELGGAVKNVIAIAAGIVDGLGLGLNTRAALITRGQTEIRRLGLVMGANPRTFTGLAGIGDLILTCTGDLSRNHTVGKKIGQGQTLKQILAEMRMVAEGVKTSQSVYNLARERGVEMPISTEVYKVLYNDVPPKEAVFRLMTRDLKEELDEK; this is encoded by the coding sequence ATGTCGGAAAATAACGGTAACCTGAAAATCGGAGTCGTGGGGGGCGGCAGCTGGGGAACGGCACTGGCGAATCTTCTTGCGCAGCAGGGGTGGCCTATCGATCTGTGGGTATTCGAGGAGGAAGTGAAGCTGCAGATCAGAGATAACCATGAAAACAAGGTGTTTCTTCCCGGGATTCATCTTTCGGAAAACCTGCGTCCCTCGAATGACCTCGGCAAGGTCGTAGCTGACAAGGATTTTTTGCTTACGGTGGTGCCGTCGCATTTGGTGCGCGAAATGGCGGGGGCGATCGCAACCCACATTTCACCGGAAACCGTTGTCGTTTCGGCGTCCAAAGGCATCGAGAACGGAACCCATCTCACCATGACAGGGGTGCTCAGGGAGATGCTGCCGGCGGCATCGGCCGACCGCATTTCCGTCCTGTCGGGGCCCAGTTTTGCCAGGGAGGTCGCCGTCAATGTGCCCACTGTCGTAACCGTTGCGGCGACGGAACCGGAAATCGCCCGCAGGGTTCAACACATTTTTGCAACGCCCTATTTCAGGGTTTATACCAGCGACGACCCTATGGGGGTGGAGTTGGGCGGGGCCGTCAAAAACGTGATAGCCATTGCGGCGGGTATCGTGGACGGCCTGGGGCTGGGGCTCAACACCAGGGCGGCTCTGATTACCCGCGGCCAGACGGAAATCAGGCGCCTGGGGCTGGTCATGGGCGCCAACCCGAGGACGTTTACCGGATTGGCGGGCATCGGCGACCTGATCCTGACTTGCACCGGCGATCTCAGCCGCAATCATACGGTGGGCAAAAAGATCGGGCAGGGTCAGACCCTGAAGCAGATCTTGGCTGAAATGCGCATGGTTGCTGAAGGGGTGAAGACCTCCCAATCCGTTTACAACCTTGCCCGTGAACGGGGAGTGGAAATGCCGATATCGACGGAAGTGTACAAGGTCCTGTACAACGATGTTCCCCCGAAAGAGGCTGTTTTCAGGCTGATGACCCGCGACCTCAAGGAGGAACTCGACGAAAAATAA
- a CDS encoding M20 family metallopeptidase — MIDIHASVEAKKTFIVEARRDLHRIPETAFAEEKTAQYLLKRLDAIDVVTASGIASFGIVALMDTGKPGPTTLFRADMDALPISEATGLPYASTHAGVMHACGHDAHMAMVLGAAAVLDGLRPQLCGCIKFLFQPAEEGPGGAKPMIEAGVMNNPSVDYVFGCHVWPDIPEGTVGILPGPFMAAMDRFDIKILGRGGHGAQPHHCVDALEVGTQVVNALQRIVSRQSDPLKPTVVTVGTFNAGTAFNIIPGEASLSGTTRTFDTDVWNAWEATMRRIVGGVCASMGADFELTYSPGYPVTVNDAAAAALVKKCAERVVGAEHIVTPLKTTGGEDFAFFLQKAPGCYFALGAGYEGCAGVHNPEFRFNEEILLTGVETYCNIAMEINGV, encoded by the coding sequence ATGATCGATATTCATGCAAGTGTCGAGGCGAAAAAAACGTTTATTGTAGAAGCGAGGCGTGACCTGCACCGTATTCCGGAAACGGCCTTCGCGGAAGAAAAGACGGCACAGTACCTGTTGAAGCGCTTGGACGCCATTGACGTCGTGACGGCGTCAGGCATCGCCTCTTTCGGGATCGTTGCCCTGATGGACACGGGAAAGCCCGGGCCGACGACGCTCTTCAGAGCGGACATGGATGCGCTCCCTATCTCAGAGGCAACCGGACTTCCCTATGCGTCGACGCATGCGGGGGTCATGCACGCTTGCGGACACGACGCCCACATGGCGATGGTGCTGGGAGCGGCGGCGGTATTGGACGGCCTGCGCCCACAGTTGTGCGGCTGTATCAAGTTTCTGTTCCAGCCCGCCGAAGAAGGGCCGGGAGGGGCCAAACCCATGATCGAGGCCGGGGTCATGAACAACCCGTCGGTCGACTATGTTTTTGGCTGTCACGTCTGGCCCGACATCCCGGAGGGAACGGTGGGGATTCTGCCCGGGCCTTTCATGGCCGCCATGGACCGTTTCGACATCAAAATCCTGGGCAGAGGGGGGCACGGCGCCCAGCCGCACCACTGTGTGGATGCGCTAGAGGTGGGGACGCAGGTGGTCAATGCCCTGCAGCGTATCGTCAGCCGCCAGTCCGACCCCCTGAAGCCCACCGTGGTGACGGTCGGCACCTTCAACGCCGGAACGGCATTCAACATCATACCCGGAGAGGCGTCCCTGAGCGGCACCACCCGCACCTTCGACACCGACGTGTGGAATGCATGGGAAGCCACCATGAGAAGAATCGTCGGCGGTGTGTGTGCTTCCATGGGGGCCGACTTCGAACTGACCTACTCCCCCGGTTATCCGGTGACCGTCAACGATGCCGCCGCCGCCGCTCTGGTAAAAAAATGCGCGGAACGCGTCGTGGGAGCGGAACATATCGTAACGCCTCTGAAAACGACGGGAGGGGAGGATTTCGCTTTCTTTCTCCAAAAGGCCCCGGGCTGCTACTTTGCCCTCGGTGCCGGATACGAGGGATGTGCGGGGGTTCACAATCCGGAATTCCGGTTCAACGAAGAGATCCTCCTGACCGGCGTGGAAACCTACTGCAACATCGCCATGGAAATCAACGGCGTTTAA